The genomic segment CCCTGTCCTAATTTACTGCGTGCCAAAAGCTGATGTCAGGGTTTCATCCTGCTTGATGTGCTTGTTACAAGAGccagacagaaaacagcacGAATCATTACCTCTGTATCAGGTACTACTAGTGTTAAAATGGTGTAATACAAGAGGAACAAAGAACCTTAAAAATCAGGTTTTGAATAATAGCAATAAATAGTTCCTCAGACTAAATATTAGAGAGTGGCAAAATTACAACTTAGGAACAAAATCTGTGCCTAAATTATCTTTcaaaaacacttaaaagcaTGGGATCTATGCCATTGCCCTTCATGCTACAAAAAAAGGTTTGATGGGTCCTAAAATAAACCAGTATCATGCACAAACGCCTCATCAAGTGacaagagagaaatattttctgaaaacatttataacTATTCCAAATCCCATACAACTTCAGATGGGGTCTCAGTGAAGAAGCTTTCCTTAGACAAGTAACAGCAGTTTTCTAGAAAACTTCTAATGGCTTAGATCTCTAACTGCCGCTGTCTCCAGGAGTGTAATGTATCCCCCAGGGTCTCACTTCAGCTTCTAATTCCAGTTTTCAACAATGCatcaatcttttaaaataaataaataaatcctatCATGGTCTTTTAGGTCCCAATGCATGTCATACTGGTGCTCTTACAGTGACACGTTCTGGCTGATGAAGCTGCCAAGAAGTTGAACCAACCCAGGATATTCTGTCTGAAATGCTGTGTGCCGAATCTCGGCATCAGCAGCTATAACCTGATAGGAAGAAGGCTGTGCTCTTCCCCTAGTCACACAGTGAGagaaactgaacaaaaattTTCCAAGGTTCGCCAGCATGCGCTGCATGAAAAGATCTCATGAAAAGTACTAATTGCATGGAAGGCAGAAAATGCCATCCCTGCgttcctatagcaactgccCTCCAAAACATGTTGTGTTATCCATGCAGAGAAAGGTGGAGGGTATGTGCTTTGGAAGAGTATTTGTATCTAcaggaacagatttttctgaCTGCAGCTGAATCATAAATATCCACTGACTACTGAAAGGCTGGGAAAACTACGGCACGGTTGGGTTTGCTGGTCCTGTCTGCTTGCTGTTTGTCAGCTAGactaaaataaacataatgaCTTATTTGGCTGTGTGCGTGcctgtcttttgttgttgtttaaaaaaaaaaaaacacttagcaaattaagaaaaaagaacaacactCACTACCTTCTGCTGTGGCATGACACTGATGAAGTACTGCAGAAGGCACCTGTGCTGGTACGCCTCTGGGTAGAGAAAAAGACTTGCCTGTTCTTTCGCCTCCTTTTATTCTTGGTAATACACCTGTGCCTACACAGTTAAAGTTAGCGAAcaatttttctctcctccacaTGTAATCAATCAGGCAGTTTGAATGCTGATAGGTAACTTACTGCTAGAGGGTCTTCTGTAGGCAGGCACTGCCGAACCGCAGCCGCTGTGAGCAATGGGGCAGTGGGAGAGGTTGCAGTTCCGGTTGTTGGCAGAAGCACACGTAATTACGGATGGACGGTTCTAACatggaagaagaaagtaaacTGTCACTCAGTAAGACGGTTAGACAAACCCATATAGGAGCACAACACCGCAGAATCATTTGCTATGTACATAACTGAACTGAATCCCAGCACTGAAATAACTCATAGAATATCCAGTTCAATGAAGTGCATTAAAATCCCAAATATTCAGCTATTATTTCCTTctatctcattaaaaaatacattaaatttcCATAATGGTTCTTAGTTATTTAAGTGGCAAGCCGCCATACAAAAAACAGACAGTATAAAAGCATTAAGGTGATTTTTTGTAAGGACAGTTTCAACTTTGTATGCGTTACATAAGCAGCACTAAATGCTAGTTTCATTATTTATCCACATCCTTGTGATTACAGGACAAATTTTACAGGTATGCATCTTCTGAGTGTTAATCAAGTTTTAATGGCAtcatttttcattcagaagtTAGATTTCCTAGCCTAATTCTGTACTTCAGCCACAAAACAAGAAGCCAAGAagtataaaacattaaaagctCCTGAGCAAGTTTTGACTGTAAGTACTTTACTGTTGAAATTAATCTGCCTTTCTAGCACTAATTAATGATCTTCATCCTTTTTCATTCAATGAAATACATGCAAATTAATCAAAATATGTATTCACATAATTTTAATTCCACTATGTATACCTTCTacaaagcataaataaaaagtgCTCTCCTTACAGCTCTTTAGCATGTAAATGTCATATTGAAACAAGGccttaggaaaagaaatgtccCAGTTTTACCAGATGGCTAAAGGGAAATAATGCAGGTATTGAACTATTTTTGCTTTGCATCTTTGGTATATTTTGTTACGTAAGGAGTCCCTTCTGTTGTACTCAATTCAAGTAAAGTGTTCAGTGTGTAAAAGACTaacagaattaatttaattaacacagttttaatttcttgtCCATTTTATAAATCTTCGCAGCAAACCTGCAAAAATCACAATTTTACCTAACACCATACAAAGTAAATGATGAAGGAAAGAGTTTTGATTGTTTAGTGGTCCTGTAGTCTAGACAGAGTAAGAGCAAGAACAAAGTAAAGGAGATGAGCTTTCAAGTGAAGATTTAACtctattaaattattattgtcTAAACACAATCAGAACAAATGCTATTCACATCTTACTGCACTAacagaaaagtcaaaaaataaataaagaaaaaatattgagttctttgatttttctgtaagaaGTTCATGTATGGCAGGttgttacttttttatttttataagggGTGAGATTTTGTGTATCTAAGAAGCTGTTTGGGCACTGTATATATGCGTTTTTAGATATGCAAGACGTGGGAAGTAGAGAGACAGGTAACAAGAGAGCTTGTTTCAGGAATGCATGTACCAACACTGCAAACAATTTGAGAGGGAGGGATAAGGCATCTTACAGAATCCCCTGGTATGATTCTGGGTGTACAGGTGCACTGAGCAGATTGTAcctatttatataaaaatactgagaggagaagctgagaacTTAATAACAGTGACTAACAGCACCTGTACACTGCCTAAAATAGGAAggtattttttcctgctctccaTCAGAAACatacagtaaaatgaaattacattcAAGCTGctaaggtaaaaataaataaataaaaaacaaacaaacgtaGGTTTTCTTATTGTTCAATacacttttccttctttttatgaTTTCTACTCTGTGATCTTGGCAAGGTACCTCAACATTGtatttcctcaaaaaaataGATTGTAATCTAGCTCAAAATGTCAAAGATAACAAAATAGAGAGGGATCTGGTAATAGGCAATAGGAACGAGCCCAAGTCAAACACTAAAATAGAAGAGTGTCAGTGGTGTGAGCTGCCAAGCTGAGGCACAGCAGTAACACTATCAAAGGGCACCAGTGTCGTCAGTGGAAGCCTGtcccttcctcttctgtcaTCACTGAATGCTGAGAGCAAAGAAGAGCTGTTCTGCACAGAACAATAACTCTGTGACCTGGTGCCAACTGATGCAAGATATCAGTGACACTAGTGTAAAGCTAGGCATTTTGGCACAGCAAAATATGAAAGATTAGTGTATGTAGCCAACCATGTTAAAACGTACATAGTAGATGTAAAGTATATGCTCCAGTGCAAAAAGGCTTTCAACAAATTGCTTATAAAAATACCAACCTCCAAAAGACCATCCACTCGAAGAGTTTACCCTTTGCAGTGCATCATTGTaggtgaggaaggagggaaggaaggaaggaaggaagatctCGGGTACATGGGCCAATTTAATTTCTCATCACAACTCAATTATCTTGCTTCACCTCCCCACTTGTGAGAAGGATAAAAGCAAGTCTGGCAcataagaaaactgtttttgtatAACTTGCACAGAGATGGCTCATCTTCAGCAGTtctcaaggaaaacaaatacaatgtATATGAtggcaagcaaaaaaaaaaaaaaaaaaaaaacaaaaaccacacaaccaaccaaccagccagccaaaaacaaaacaaaaaacactccaGCACATGGAAATGAAGTGTAACATTATCAAAAATCATTACTTTGCTTTAGGAAAAGTCATCATGAAATAGTGATCCAACACTGGTCTGGAACAACACAGTGAATGCTTCTGGCCAGCTGAGACAACTAAAGTCACTCCACCTTCTTTCACTTGAAAAATTCAGTGCAAAATTCTATTTAATGCCTTTTCTGTCACCTCTTCCTCAGCAGTCCTGGCAGGATAAAGCTGGTAGACAGCAGTCCTGGATTGCCAGTGGGAGCACATATAAAAACCCTCTTTACCTCTGAATTGCATCGGTCATTGCCTAACAGGTACTGGAGCCTTGCTTATCCACAGAGCAACTCAGACTTTGCATTCCCAATTCAAACACATGGGTTCAAAAGCTTAGCAAAGCATCAGAAGAAGCAGGGCGGCTAAGAACTCTCTGACGTACATTTAAATACCAGAACTTATTCACATAGAACACACTGAGCTGTGGCATTCgttgtgcatttttaaaatacgcTTTGCCTAAGAATTGTATCGCCTACTGTTGTAGCTCACAACATGTTCTACTTACGTCTGGGAAGTCCTCCCTGTGCCTACAGCAAGGATTTCTACAACCACCCAGAGCTTCTAGAAGCCAGTACCTGCTGCCGTTCCACAGAAGTCAGTGTAGGTGTGATGCCGACTGTTCGGGTTGCATCCATGCTGTTTTTGGTCAGTGCTAGAGGTTGATCCATGGTCAAGCTTGGGATTGAGGCGTACATGGTGTGATTGGCATGAAGGCTCATCGTTGGGGCAGCAGCCCTCTCTATTGGGCTGCGACTCCTCTCTCTGTGCTCCTTCCGGTAATCTCCATTGGCAGTCTTGTTTCTAGtacatgaaagagaaaaaagtcaAAGGGCTTACTGATTTTTTACACGCTGTAATGCCACACGCAGCATTCAATCCCTTTAAGAAAGGTGAGGCAGGGCATGTTGCTtggtttgggggtgggggtgtgcaGCATCCCTCAGTACGGTAACCCTGGTCTATCCAGCCACCTCCCAGCAAAGACAAGCAAATGATTCACACCTGCAAGCTCTGGCAACcaacttgtttttttcagaattcttcagatttttttttataatttcttaaGATATTTATCTAAATGCAGTGAGCTAAAATAACAACTGATAATAACTGATCTGTTAAGATCAGACACCCCCACATTCAAAATACCATTAGTCCAGCTCTGCCTCCTAACATTGCAGTATTCTCTAAGcattgctgaagtccaaaagtttattttactCCAGAGACATGGGTTGATACCAACAAATACAGTGAGTCAAAGCAGGAAGCACAATTTTCAGAGCAGCAAATGAAAGAAGCACACTACACTGCACATCTGATTATTGCAGTTAGCCTTTAAAAGAGTCATTTCAAACTCCTGCTGAACAGTAAATCTCAGTGGCGGTACTCGCGCAGTTAGGCTATCACTCATTGCAATTAACAAAAACTGATTTTGTACTCATGAGATATTTCAGTTTCCATATACCCATAACGTACGGTGTCAAGTGTTCACCCCTTCACGAAAGGGAAAGCAGCGCATCAAAGGAAAGGTGCTTCCTCCGCCTCGGTGAGGGCAGCCACTCGCAGCTGCTGGCAAATGCCAAGGTAAGCATGGGTACGCCTGGCAGTCTGGCACAGCCCCCAACTGCACGCTGCTACAGCCAGTACCTCGGTGGGAAATACCAAACTCAGCCCGTCCTTCACATAAACAAGAACTAAGGGAGAAAGCTGGTTCCATGGAAAACACGTTCTGTCTTCAGCAGCTCTTGCTGAAGTTCCCTGAATGTCCTGTCTACAGCAGAAGTGGGTAAAATACATTTACAAGCCTTTCCCCCAATTTTTAAGTGCATCATAGCAAATTAACATGCAGGAACAATCTTAAAAAGTGCTCTGGTGAATGTTaggcaaagacagaaaagaaatagaaaaatgttttctctgataatggaaatattgatgtACGAATAGTATCCAATATTGGAACAAGTTACAACCCAAGAAGGTACTGCCTATTTCAACCCCCGAGAGTCTCTCAGAAAAGGAATGCTAACAGCtgaagggggggggaaagccCTGCAAACAGAGGGAAATAAGGAACCCCAGAGTTATTACAAAAATGCTATAGAAAAATCTTGTAGAGTTACATGGGGAACAGTCAACAGAATAAGGATACAATCTGCAGCCGttcagccccctgccccactgGCTATCGCTTGTCCCTTAACTGAGAAGCTGCAGATTAGCAGAACCAACCATCAAACCTCACCTTTAAGGTTTCACAGCTGGTGCCCAAGATGTTCTCTGAAAATCACGTGTTTCTTGAATCCCTCTTTATAGGCCAGATTTAGATGCAACAAAGCAGCACACAAACCACAAGGAAATACATTCTCAGTGTTACATTTAGGTCTTTTGCCAGCTTTGGTACCATTTCAGTACACAAGACTACTTTACAGTATCAGCATTCAGAAGAGAGAAAGCTCAGGATTGCGTTGCTCTGAGCCAATGACTGATGCAAGTGTGTGACTCAGTGGCAGCAAAACTGAGTCTATATTTAAAGTACAGTAGCCTCATCTTAAGTTACAGTGCAGAAGACTTCCAATGAACGCTTAACAAACTGTAATCCTTCACTACCCCCTGAGAAGCAAGCtcacaaacagtattttttttttttttttttagacttttaGACTTTACAGACTGCTTTCATACCTGGGCAACAGCCATCAGAGAGCCTGGTACGAAACACGTGGAAAGGCAGCGCCAAAATCGCTGTTCAAGTGAGAAGGGCGGTGATGCTGTGTAGGGATGGCTCATTCTTCTCACTGCAATGTGCTATCTTTGGTGTCTGCAAGCCAAAATCTTGCTTTTCAACTAAATATTACTGGTCTGCTGCAATTTAAATAACAATTCGGAGGCTACAAAACCAAATACAGCTACAGTAGATTCCTACTTTCCACTgcctcaaattaaaaaaaaaaaaataatccctgcTCAGAATGTCAGAACGATTATACTTTGTCTTAGTAAGCATGAGCTAGTTCTCAAAGGAAGAACTTTGTTCTCTCCACCAAAAATACCTGTAAAATGAAACCAAAGATGCAGCTGCAccagtttgtgttgttttttccttagaaCTGTGATTTCACCTTCTTAGAGCTGCATTTACAGCAGGGGGAAGGCTGTCCAGTGGCCAGAGATGAACAGACCTACCGGATTcccaagcaaaataaattcacCATTTTACACAGTATTTCACCCCTCCTTCAAACAAGTAGTCACGGCCCTGAACACTGGTGACTGCTAGTTTTGCTGCCAAAAAGAATGAAGTTTCctgcaaacatttttgaagAAGAAGGGACCAAGAAACTGGGCAATGGGATCAGTGTGAAGGCAGGGAGTAGCGCAGACCTTCCCGCAAGGTACCTAAAAGCAAGGAGTTATCTCCGTAACCTCAGCAGGCCCCACCCCGATCCTTTCTGCAGGCAAGTAACTCCCTCCTCCTACATCGCAGCAACAACTCTTCCAGACTGAGAACAATTTATACTCAAAAATCTGCTCAACATCTACCTTAAGATAAATAGTCTTggcaaaaatgagaaataccTGAAGTTCCTACATCCACATCaggtattattttttctgaggcCAGCTCAGAATTTGACGGCACTCCGTAGCATAGGAACGTGATAGCTCTGCCCCTGTGGAAGCACACCAGCAGTCTGCAGTCCCTCCTGTTTCACTATAAATAGCAAATCCCACAGACATCTGACTCCACTTGTAAAACTACTGTATGTAAAATTCATCAATTTCATATTACTAAATAAGTTTTAaatatagctttaaaaataattttctattaaaaatgcctttattcaactgaaaattttctctctttttgttatTAAGAAAAGTAATCTGAAAAATGTAGGAAGTACAAATTTGGCTATCTATAAAAGAGGCACACAACTCGTAAATTAGAAATAGTTCTGTTCTTGCTAAAAAGCCAGACCACAGGAACAGTACAAAAACTATTACTCTATTAACTTATGTGAAAACAGAATTCgatgtaaatatttcattatgatattttgtatttttttcttctgactacAGCGatgaaaattctgttttggaaaacCGCTCTGTTCTTGTTCTGATGTTAGATGCTTTGACTGAAGGGGCAATCAGAACTGCATGTGTTTCATGATAATTGTGTTTCACCACAGTGAATTAGCTTCAAAATTCCCCACGTGCTGAACGAGTATCTCTTAGTTCAAATGCAAGGTCAGAAAGTTACAAAGGAGGATTTCTGGCCatgtttggaaaataattttggaaaataatttgaaaattcCAAAGAGCTTTACCATCCCCCAACTCCACTTTGTCTTAAAACTCATCAGTCACCTAATTTGGACCCCGTCTTAGAGATGCATCTGCCAGTGCATCTCCACAGGCTGGAACATGGCTCTCGGTGTCAGGGGGAAGCTAAGCCAGCATCAGGCAGTGGGACAGCAGTGCCGCAGCCTTACACGTCACCCTTACCTCCCTTCTAACGGAGTTATCCAAGCTACTTGCAGGTTTATTTTACCAAAATTATACATGACTCCAACCTTAAATTCATTTCTCCAGCACTTGAAAAACAGACATTGTTTTCCATGTTTCTCCCCAATGAATCATAACCGAGGCTCCAGCACTTACCAAGCATCATGTGCTCAGATGCATGTCATACCAAAACCACACACATCCTGACTGTTAGCTGAAAGCCTGC from the Anser cygnoides isolate HZ-2024a breed goose chromosome 10, Taihu_goose_T2T_genome, whole genome shotgun sequence genome contains:
- the VGLL4 gene encoding transcription cofactor vestigial-like protein 4 isoform X3, whose product is MWNVSYRNKTANGDYRKEHRERSRSPIERAAAPTMSLHANHTMYASIPSLTMDQPLALTKNSMDATRTVGITPTLTSVERQQNRPSVITCASANNRNCNLSHCPIAHSGCGSAVPAYRRPSSTTTACDPVVEEHFRRSLGKNYKEPEPVANSVSITGSVDDHFAKALGDTWLQIKAAKDGVSSSPESASRRGQSSPSSHMVNHNHSPSVVS